AATCAAGTTGGTCCTACCTGGAATGGTTgaccaataatataaaaataattttaagcacaaaaattttaatgtcacGTGACTTTAGAGGTCCCCGCCAGTCAAATTTGTgtataaaaacatatcaaactTCAGGGGTCTGGCGGGGACCTTTAAAATCAACACGGAAAGCCAACTTTTATTCTATATGGTATATTTTAGACTACTTATTTATAATAGGGTAGGACCAAAAAGAAATACGGTGGGATTTATTCCACATGATGCGGAGAAAGTGGCGAAAAAACGGTTTTTTTACATGACGCATTACTATGTATAACTGACGCTGATTTATTCATCATATTTAGGccaagttttgaaaattaatattagatctaagcattaataatgtttatatagaaGGGGCGTGTCAATAGCTACCCGCCCCCTCACCCTATTATTGGAGATTTATACCCCCTCTATCCCTTCTTTGTTAGAAGGGGGGGGGcgaagttatttaaattttattataaattataatatttaaaattactttattttctttagcaaaaaaaaaacataatttggcaatataaatattaaaatcatgacatgtaaatataatataatatattgcaatgcataaatatagtatataaatcatgttatttttttctctgcTTTCCTATTGCTTCATACGCTAGCTTCAACTGTTCCTTGGTTTCTGACCCACGGAAGTGATCTCGTCTTTGCTGCACAGCTAGTATAAGTTGTTGACGATCATCCTCATTGTGAACATTGTTCACAAACTCTGATACAAGTTTTACAGCCCTTTCAGAACAATCGTTCACtacttcaagtttttttacaaaattggaGAATGTTTTGAACTGGTCAACATAGCACCACATAGGAGCAGGACAGTTTAACCAAAGTTTGTCCTCCATTCTTGTCAGGTTTAATAAACTGAAGATAAACCAAGAGTTCTCTCCAATTAATGGAGCAAGTCCTGGTGGCACttcttgtttaaattttaactcgTTTATCAAGTTTGATTTCTCTGAATGCTGAAAATAATCAGGAACTGGTTTGGAGAGTAATGTTTTTGCGATGTTTTCTTTCTCCACATCAGGAAGGGTAGGGTCTAGGAGAGCAAGTGGAACCAAAGTTTCATCTAAGTACCAGGTGTGACTCTTCATTGACATCATTGTACTTTCAATTCCGTTTAGAACTCTCTTGGAATCAGTGTCACGTTTCTCTACATATTCTTTGTACTGCACCATTTGCCAATAGGCTTTTACATCCTGAAATGGTGCCGCTGAGGGCAATGAGGTTCTCAGAAACCAGACAGAATAGAAAATCGAGATAAATTCTGCCATTGTCTTCAACTCTTTATTTTGGGCAGCAGTCAAATCATAGGGCAGATGTTTACTCAATATCTGAATCTTCAAGTAGTAAATGGCTTTCGACATGAACCTAGCATGAGAAACACAGCCTGGAGCTcgaactttgaaaaatattttaagatacaGATACATCAGGGAAAGTTCCAATAACTCCCTATAATCCCCTTTTGGAAATATGTCATTGTTTAATGCATCTTTGCAAAACTGGATAGTTTCCTCAATCTGGGTTGCCAAGAAAGTATTGCTGATGGATATCAAACCTTATTAAATTGGAAGAATCGACAGTTTCCTTGATGTCATTCCAGTTTGTCTGAAACCGTTTGAACATTAAATTTTCTGGAGCTGCTGTTTTGCCTGAGGTAATCTGCTCCCAAAAATGTTTGAGATGAAGTTCATATATATGCCTTCTGCAGGCAAGCTCTAATAAAATACATTCCTGTCTTTGACTGAACCTATATTGGTTCCTGAATGTCTTCCAGTATTTGTGGCAGTTGTGTCAAAACATAGTCCCTTCACACCGTCACGTATTCCATAATCTTCCAGTACATTATACAAAGCTTCATACTGAGCAGCTCCAGTCCCATGCTCCATTGCTGGAATTCCAAGAAGCTTAATGTCTCCATCAATATTAGGTGAAACAGCAAACCtgtctcttttttcttttttcccaTTAGTAATATCTTCAATAATTTTGCCATCAAAGTGCGCTATTATAGGGAAAATTGCTTTCTCAGCAGCTTTTTTAACCTCTATTTTGAGCTTTGCAGCATTTTGCTGGATGGTTTTCTTTTGTGCCCGCCAAATAGTAGTTTGAGACAGTAAAAAGTCTTCAACATTTCCACCTGAACTAACAACCAAATCTGTACACACATGCAGCAAATCTCTGgaggaaatatttttggaaactGAAGTCATGGCAATATCTTTTACAAAATCCTTGGCTAACTGTGGCGTGTCATTACTTGGACCTGGCTGATCGAAATCAAACGAACAATCTGAGTCTATGCTGGTATTTATACCACTGGTTTCTGAGGAAAACTGAAGCTCTCTAGTAAAATCATCTCTCTGAGAAAACTGTTTAACACTGTGTACTAACTGTGGATGTTTTAATCTTCTCTGTTCTCTCTTAATTATCCGGTTATGAAGTTTGTCTTTTTTACCAAGAGTCATTTTGCGACTGGTCTTTTGATCtctcaaaaatttcatatcggTACAATACGATTCCTTATTAAGACTAGTCTTCTTTAGAATATCTTGTATATTTGGTTTAGCAATCCAGAAAATCTTCTTTCCTTTTTCTTTGAAATCTTGTCTAGCTTCTCCTGCTTCTTTTGAGTTCTTACacttacttttctttaaattctcCCAGCTGTTGATCAGATCAGCGATATGCTTCCTGTAATAATACATATAACAggtttagaaaatattatattattcaagTTTTGTGTAGTGTTTATGGTAACCTGTCcctttaatttgaattaaattttgtttggcCTACCTTATAAATGGGTCAGTGAGTATCCCATCCTTGTATCCTCCGTCTATCCATGGTTTCTTAACTGCGAACATAATGCAGTTTTCAGGACAGCTACCAAGACCAGAACACTTTGCTGTTTGACGACCAATGGTACAAGCAATCAGCTTTTTTGTTAGAGTTATTTTGTCTCCAGATCTTCTAAACTGAAAGTAGAGAATAATGTCTGTATTAATGTAAtcataatttaatgtttatattgtctttttttgctaaaaaagaCAATATAAACATGAGGGGGCGGGTAGCTATTGACACGCCCCttctatataaacattattaatgcttagatctaataataattttcaaaacttggCCTAAATATGATGAATAAATCAGCGTCAGTTATACATAGTAATGTGTCATGTAAAAAAACCGTTTTTTCGCCACTTTCTCCGCATCATGTGGAATAAATCCCACCGTATTTCTTTTTGGTCCTACCCTATTATAAATAAGTAGTCTAAAATATACCATATAGAATAAAAGTTGGCTTTCCGTGTTGATTTTAAAGGTCCCCGCCAGACCCCTGAagtttgatatgtttttatacACAAATTTGACTGGCGGGGACCTCTAAAGTCACgtgacattaaaatttttgtgcttaaaattatttttatattattggtcAACCATTCCAGGTAGGACCAACTTGATTTTCAAAAGTTCGTCAAATATGAATCACCCTACTGTACAGtagtttagtttaaatatatgcttttaaaactataatgttttttaacactaaattacgttaaactatgtttttaaaactaatttattagcTTAATTATTGCTTAATCAccaattatgtttttaaaactatacaGTAGTATACCTTTGTATGGTTTCAAGTTTGCGCTGCTTAAGTTTGCGTTTTTTCTGCACTTAAAGCTCTTGTTACCTAAGAGTTTTAACAAACCCCAAATATAACAATCAAACATTCTCATTTAACCATTAACATACCCCCATTTAAGCTACCCCATgtacaaaactttataaaaacgcatTAAAAAACGCTAACCTCGTAAACTGTTTCAAtgttatcaaactttttttattatcttttataatacaaaattacatttaaaaatacaaaaacccCAATTGAATTTAAAACAGATGTTGGTaatcaaattttgtaaatatactAACATTAGAATCTTTTCAAATCTACCTTAAATACCCAAATTACGCCATTTTATGCAACAATGatttaagctataaaaaaaatttttgtataaattatttatttataaatatttattttataatattttgtacaaaataattatacaaaataaatattttgtataaattatttatttataaatattttgtataaattatttattaaaaattttgtataaatttttgtatttttgtatactatataaaaaatttaaaacagtatattttattttataaaaaaaaataatacgctgaggtataataaaatattcatttttaatctattttagttttttttacccTATATACAAACTTAGCTCAAGCTGACTTCTATTCCGTTTACTGAGGCATTCACTGAAGTTCAGTATTTTctatgatgtttttaaattagaaaagaaaattccAATCAAAATTATTCTTcagactttaaaaattataaaactatattattactttttgtattttgtttaaacaaaattgttcAAACGtgtaaattataatagaaaattataaaaaaaactatttaaattagcaattattcaaaaagttaaagAGATTACCAACGGATTAAATAAACTTACTAGATgagtatatattaatttatccAAAACATTAGACACAGTTAAATATTGCATTCTTTTAGATATAATAAAGCCATACGGTATAGTCAATCCTATTATTGAATCAAGTTACTTATCAATATCTTGTAATCTTAAATCTTTCTAATGGTAACAATTAAATCTTACCAATAGAAATGAATACTTCTTTAACCtactgaaattttaaatgtcttatGCAGagttttttgttcaatttagCTTTAGACTAACATTACAGACTAGTAATGCATCTTtcaatttaaattcaataattgGGGGTGGTTCTAGAACTTTTTGATATCTAAGTTTAGTAAGTTTCagaaaagttttaagttttaaacttttcaatgttcatacttatgtcaTACTTACAATGTGCACGTATGCTTTTTCTTAATGTACTTGTGCTTACAATGTGCACCTGCACATTGTAAGTGCAGTGATCAGAATTGTCGATTTTAATGATTATGTCGCTGTTATTTACTTTACAGCTCTGGCCATTTAAATCTAGAATCTTTAGAACgacgaaaaaaaaacaacgtagTAATATGTAGTTatattaactttgttttttaaaacaattttatttacattttttaagtttaaacctTTATAAAAGATAAACGTTCGTAAAATATTAATCGTTcgttaaacaacaataaattgtcattaattattaaatgttaaacgTTTGTTAATTGTTAAAGGGTAATTGTTTAACTTTCGTTCATGTcgtatttacaataaaaatgtaatgttcaatttttgttaaaatttcacTAATTGTTAAATGGTAGTCGTAtagtttaacattattttatttacaataaaaaacgtaaattataatgataaatcaaacaaattaaaggaaggACAAATCAAAACTGTTCAAAAAACTGCAATCGCTTTGGAAATCACTGATCCTTAGCGGAAACCACTAACACCTATTTATAAACACagtaaatattcttttcaacaaCGTCTAGTTGCTATAGCGCTTTGAGTCATGTTTGTGTAAACTGAATCCGGTATAGCAGGTATATTATCATCAATAGCTTGATAGTTAAAATCGTGGTCTTCAACAGAATATGGTCTTGGAACCATATAATGTGTATTTTGAAGGCTATTTAATGAGAAGTTAGAGTCAGCTTTCgacttttttagaaacatttcCTGTTCACCATTGGCATTGGCCGTAAAAACATATCTAGGAGGCTCGCTATTTAACGGATGCGAGATTTCGCCAACAAATTCTTTTCGAAGTTGTCTGTTTTCTGAAAAAGTGTCAAAAACTTCCGAAAAATAGTcgagacaaaaaaaaatgttcaagccGATTAAGCACTGGCGTTACCACATTGGCGGTTTGAAGAAAAGCGGTTTTTTTGATTATGcgataaaaagtaataaaaaatcgCATCAATTCGCActcaattttttgataaaaatcaaatCACAATAAATCACCCAGTGACTTGCTCTATAAAAATGACAGCATCGCAATTACCAAACTAAATATCGCATTCGCAAGAAAGCGCCCCaatttcttatctaaatatcGAAATTTAACGCGTTACCAAAATTAATCGTATTGCTGTATTGCCAGTGCTTACATCCGTTATTTGACGGCTGGTAGATGAGATAAAAACATGTAACAatgtaaagttaattttttcactcAATAAAATTAGATATATTGTTATCAAGaaatgaatttataaacaaaaaatatcgattgtaaatcaataaataattaaaaatcaaacaaatcaaTAATCAATTTatagtaaacattaaaaaataatcagaaaacCTATGAAGCTCTGAAAACCTtgtcatttaataaattatttactcacgttttttgtgttttagcaaacaaacaaaagaaaccacaaaaacaacaaaaatgactGCTCCACAACCGCTTATAACTGATATTGTCAATAAGTTGAGTGGTGGGTTTCctacatataattttaatttttttattgtaaaattttcaaaaaattcgtAGCCTAATTTAATCTAAATggaaaaataacaattaaaaaatctgcagttaaatttattaaaaaaactttgttactcactgcaaaattatttgttataaaattagtaaaccGCAATGTGTTGAGTACCTGAAGCTACTTTTTCATGATAATTAGGTTTATCATTAGGATATGATATATCTGAAAGATCACTTTCAAAATCTTTGTTGACCAATTTGACCTTAACATCACTTATTTCATTTACTTCTTGTATAGTTCCATAACATTGTCTAACTGAATTAACTTGCGATGAAACAGTACTGGTGTATACTTTATTCAATGTTTTATTAAGGAAATCAATAACATATTTTGTGGAACAATTTCCATGTTGTCTAATGTGCCAATCAACACTAATGCaataatcttgtttttttatccATAAAGGTGATTCTTTGACTAAAAAAGTGAAACacaacttgaaaaataaaaaataattacagttTTGATGAAATAATATTCTGAgcattcattaatataaataagatggactttatttttaaatatgaaattttgtttaaactgtttCAATTATTGGGATCATTGTCATCTAAACCTTCCTTAATGCATTCTATCAAACGATATTCCCAAAAAATGATCTAAGATcattgtttctttatttatcttttagaGTCACAACACGCATTCATTTGATCATCATCTCTGTTTTTTCAAGACACTGGACACCATTAACTGCCTAAATCATAACACTATGTACAGATGTGGAGGATAGCTTTTCTTTGCTCTTTATTAATGTAACTCTTGTTGTCAGAAAGTGAAGATATTTCTCTGAACTTGACACCTACTTTTGTCCTAAATGTCTCTTTtgcatctaaataaaaagtttatcaacacACTCTACTTCTACTATTTCTTTCAACCttcattttgacattttttgttttccaaaaatttttcaaaacttgtcTAACAATAATTAGAACCTGTTGTTCATTTTCCTGTCCTAAAATAAAACCGAATGATGAAAAAACTCattgttatttaatttgatGCCAATAATTCattagagaaattaaaaaaaaaaaaggtagggGAGGGGGAGATCTAtcctaaaaagaaaaaaaattatagattattCAATTATTgaactaataatttaaaataacttacagTGTATTCTTATTTGTGTTTCGGCACTGATAGTTCCTTGTATGCCACTAACTTTATATCTCAGATAACTACCGCAGATACCTGCATCAgctttaaattttgttgaaaaaatataaatattattatctaaGCTAATAGAACTACCAGGTAATGATTCAGTATCTCCAAGATACCATTCAACATTAGGTTTTGGTTTTCCCTGAACATGAATAGATGGATTATGTTCACTATTTTCATGAAGTGTCCAGACAGATGGAAATGTGCGTGTTAAGATTGCAGGTCCACCTGTTATAATATAGTtaatagatttgaaaaaaaaaatcaaattttattgtgttataaaaatatcatcatttttattttaaaaataatatttagacttttctttttatttaactgtttttgaGCTTGACAAACAACGAAAACAAACCTGTATCAAATAGTTGCTACTGTTATAATAAGATGAACTTAATGAAACAGTTAgtgaaattttattgttattaaaaacttagtgaaattttattttctaccaGATATGAAAAATATAGCAATGCCTCTCTGTGTACTTACCTTGactaaaagttttgaatagtctcaaaaaaaaaaattaaagtttacaaaatttattttgaataaaaatattattttaataacaaatgataatataaacaataaacctttttaataataagtatgcaagcaaatattatttaataataataagtatgcAAGCGTATATTAGTCTTTGAATCAAaacagaattttatttttactatataaagatatgcaataaaaaagcaaattaatcAACCAAATCAATGACAAAATGAATGTTGCTGTCAAgggcaaattatttaaaaaaaataaaaaatctttacaaatgattaaaaatataataaataaaagcttatttttatcattttttttttttgtttacttttatttatgggTATTATTATATTTCAGATTCTTTGATATAAACCATCTGAATACATTCTTTACACCAAAAGTGTAAAAAGAAACtgctttttgtttataaatttaagctATATCTAActatatttaaatctaaaatatagatatgtagagattattataattataacacatattttagaaaatgtgtgtgtgtgtgtatatatatatatatatatatatatatatatatatatatatatatatatatatatatatatatatatatatatatatatatatatatgtatatatatatatagtatgcgACAAAAGTGTTtacatgtttttgaaaaaaattcattttttaaataaatgattgaaatacatgtttatatatcaatatatatatataccaaaataAAGGTAACTCATTGTAGTTTCATGTTTTGAGCCTGAATTTAAATGAATGAGAAGTGTTTATagcaaattatttattgaaacaaAATGTCAGATGTAAACAGTTTTGTCGCGATTTAtgctattattaattttaatgcgAAATTAATACTTTGTGTTGCCTCCACGACTTCTAATGACTGCTGCAATTCTCGCAGGGATGCTACCAATCAACTTCTTGCATTCTTCAACAGTTATCGAACTCCAAACATACTCAACTCGTTCCCATAATTCTTGTCGACTGGCTGCTCTTGTTTCATAATTATAAACTCGATTCTTTACAATAGACCAAAGATTCTCGATCGGGTTAAGATCGGGACTTTGCGCAGGCCACTCTAGAATCTTAAATTTCTTGGAATTTAGGAATTCTGATATGATTTTTGCCTTGTGCTTTGGATCATTGTCTTGCATAAAAAGTGTCGAACGAATTTGCTTTCGCCATCCTCGTAAACTAGGCAAATAGCCATTGTTTAAAATGTCAATATAATGTTTTGCgtccattattccatcaatTTTTACGATTTTACCAACACCAGACGAAGAGAAACATCCCCAAAACAACAACTTTCCACCGCCATATTTTACTGTTGGAATAAAGTCACGATCAGAAATTCCTTCTCCAGCTTTTTTCCATACATATCGAATGCCATCAGAGCCAATCAAGTTAATCTTGCTTTCGTCTGTCCAAATCACCTTACTCCACTCAGCAAAAGTCCAGTTTTCATACTTCTTTGCAAATTCCAATCGTTGTTTACGATGTTTCGGTGTTAGTAGTGGTTTCTTGATCTTCTTTTTTGCCTTGAATCCAATTCTCTTGAGTTCTCCCTGCACTGTTCGAGTACTTACCACTGTACCTTGAGCattatttaattgtttctttACATTGTGTGctgatttttctttatttgtcaTGATTAATCTAGAAATTGTTCTCTGATCTCGAGTAGTGAAAATTTTCTTGCGTCCATTTTTGTTGCATTTCTCCTCTATATCATTTCGCTTCTTAATTTTATAGACTAAACAATAAGATATATTAAGTTCTCGCCCTATCTCACGAAGAGACAATCCTGATTTAAGCTTCTGAACAGCTAAATTTTCAATTGCTTTTGACACTTTCTTCATTctttcaattataatttttctgttgtttacattatgaattttaagtttaaataaaccGTTTATTACTAATTGagatatgttttatttaaacaaattaaaaatatagccACAAAGTAATAATTTcgcattaaaattaataatagcaTAAATCACGACAAAACTGTTTACATCTGACATTTTGTTTCAATAAATAACTTGCTATAAACACTTCTCATTCATTTAAATTCAGGCTCAAAACATGAAACTACAATGAATTACCTTtattttggtatatatatattgatatataaacatgtatttcaatcatatattttaaaaaagaatatttttcaaaaacatgtaAACACTTTTGCcgcatactgtatatatatatatatatatatatatatatatatatatatatatatatatatatatatatatatatatatatatatatatatatatatatatatatatatatatatatatatatatatatatatatatatatataattagcgaatatatataatatatataattagcgAAACACCTTTTAAAGTTCGGTATGCAAACcacttaaaatcttttaatgcagTTAGATACAAGAATGATACAGAGCTATCTAAAGAAGTTTggaaactaaaagaaaataactttacaCCTTTTGTCAGATGGAGGattgttaaaaaatgcaaaCCATACAACCCAACATCAAGAGTTTGTAACCTTTGTTTGAACGAAAAGTTCCAAATTTTGATGTATAGAGGAGAAAACCTACTAAATACAAGAAGCGAAATAATATCGAAGTGCAGGCACAAAAATAAGTTCCTTATCTCCTCTTTTGATACCGAAGATTGATCCTGGTTGGTTTACGTCACGTTTACGTCACGTTATACTAAATTTACATATGCGTTAAAATTGTGTTTTCATGGAGTCATTAGAACTCACGCCACCGTAATTCTAATTGTAACTTaacgtttaatttttaattttgtaatatatggctgatgattgccgttaggcatgaaacttaaagttccataataaaaagttttttctttatcgtttttaactataattataaatcGCTCTgtttagaaatttatatataaccaaaataaatttCCTAAATATTGAGCACTTTTAAACGAACAagagttttgtattattataatacaacACTAAATCAAACGATATAAACGCTCCACCAGTCGAGCACTCTACTCGAAGTCGTCCACAAGATGGAGAAATTAAACTTGCAATactcaattaaaaatatctcaatACCATCAgagaaagaatatattttacaattactGGCAAAGACCGAAACACTTATTAAAAGAATGAGATGGAAAGcgctttttttcattaacaaacaATCGAATGAAAAAGATTCTCTCGATTACGTTAACTACGGTATTAACTCTTCTAAATGTCCTCCGCAAATTAAGGAAATGTGTGCTTtcgaaaacaaaacaatttaattaatcttgttaaaaccattaaatttCGGAAAATCAACAatgtttttcaagaaaaaatagcAAACGATATAAAATCTATACGAACCtcgaaaaaaactttaactctaGCCGACAAAACATCAAACATGTACAAACTATCCAAAGATCAATACAACCATCTCCTTAATAATGCAATTACTTCCACGTATAAAAAGGCGGACCCTAAACTCAAAGATCAAGTAAataaacaaggtaaaaaaatcttaatcaaCCATGATGtatacaataaaattgaaattaacgGTACTGCAGATTGTTTCATAACTCTAAAAGACCATAAAGAGAACTTCCTAGATAAACCAACTGTTAGACTTATTAATCCTGCTAAAAATGAGATAGGAAGAATTTCAAAATCTATTGTATCCAACATTAACTCCGAACTGAGAAAGAAGCTATTTTTGAACCAATGGCAAAACACCCAAAATGTTATACATTGgtttcaaaacataaaagaaaagcAATTCTGTAAGTTCTTAGTCTTTGATATTAGTGATTTTTATCCGTCGATTAATGAAAACCTACTAAAAAACGCAATAACTTTTGCAGAGCAACATCTAACAATAAATAGCGAACAAAAGAGTTTTATACACCATGCaagaaaatcattattatttagcaATGGAACTGCTTGGATTAAAAAAATGGGAGGATT
This genomic interval from Hydra vulgaris chromosome 01, alternate assembly HydraT2T_AEP contains the following:
- the LOC101237885 gene encoding uncharacterized protein LOC101237885 isoform X3 codes for the protein MLLIYHLLYLGVFLWRVSAGTIEVIQSPFNSIVGSSVKYSWKLSYDSATENVVKLTFSDGGVQALAEGNFTHFYLTKFGVSYNTKISVNFSESEEYSVVLYNLSYSDGKTYKLDAQFFLEQGDLLLLESHPEIAFPLTVKGGPAILTRTFPSVWTLHENSEHNPSIHVQGKPKPNVEWYLGDTESLPGSSISLDNNIYIFSTKFKADAGICGSYLRYKVSGIQGTISAETQIRIHFKESPLWIKKQDYCISVDWHIRQHGNCSTKYVIDFLNKTLNKVYTSTVSSQVNSVRQCYGTIQEVNEISDVKVKLVNKDFESDLSDISYPNDKPNYHEKVASGNPPLNLLTISVISGCGAVIFVVFVVSFVCLLKHKKQNRQLRKEFVGEISHPLNSEPPRYVFTANANGEQEMFLKKSKADSNFSLNSLQNTHYMVPRPYSVEDHDFNYQAIDDNIPAIPDSVYTNMTQSAIATRRC